A DNA window from Terriglobales bacterium contains the following coding sequences:
- a CDS encoding DUF6438 domain-containing protein produces MLFIASASARPSDPSINLTSLPDADVKTLTVQLERTACYGDCPAYTVTIHGDGRVEYNGKTHVKEKGLREGRVEADQIKTLLNDFATAKFFTLSEDYSGENCTRYCTDMPTAVTEINVRQASHHVKHYYGCGGAPKALFDLESAIDKLANVERWTGDVSKAGPFGTTCMDRH; encoded by the coding sequence CGAGTATCAACCTGACATCGCTGCCGGACGCGGATGTCAAAACGCTGACCGTCCAGCTGGAACGAACTGCGTGTTACGGAGATTGTCCCGCATACACCGTAACAATTCATGGCGATGGGCGGGTGGAGTATAACGGCAAAACGCACGTGAAGGAAAAGGGGCTTCGTGAAGGCCGTGTAGAGGCCGATCAGATCAAAACTCTGCTAAACGACTTTGCAACAGCGAAATTCTTCACACTCTCTGAGGACTACTCTGGGGAAAATTGCACACGATATTGCACAGATATGCCCACGGCTGTGACGGAAATCAACGTGAGACAAGCCAGCCATCATGTGAAGCACTACTACGGTTGCGGAGGCGCCCCTAAAGCCTTGTTTGATCTTGAATCTGCAATCGACAAGCTCGCCAACGTAGAACGTTGGACAGGAGACGTGAGTAAGGCCGGGCCATTTGGAACCACCTGCATGGATCGACACTGA